Genomic segment of Kibdelosporangium phytohabitans:
AGCTGGTCAAGCACGCCGACGAGGCCAGGCCGAACCTGTTCGTCAACACGCCGGACATCCTGCACGCGTCACTGCAGGAAGGCGGCCCCGGCATGTTCGCGCTGCGCGCCGCGCTGGCCGCGACCTTCGCGCCGACGTGGGGCGTGTACGCCGGTTACGAGCTCTACGAGCACGAGCCGGTCAGGCAGGGCAGCGAGGAGTACCTGGACTCGGAGAAGTACCAGTTGCGGCCGCGTGACTGGGAGAAGGCGCTGGTGGACGGCCGTTCGCTGGAGCCGTGGCTGCGGCGGCTGAACACGATCCGCCGCGCCCACCCCGCGCTGCAGCAGCTGCGGACGCTGCACTTCCACAACGCCGACAACGACGCCGTGCTCGCTTACTCCAAAGTGGACCCGGAGTCCGGCGACACGGTTCTCGTCGTGCTCAGCCTCGACCCGTTCGACACCACCGAGGCCATGGTCTGGCTGGACATGCCGGAGCTCGGCATGCGCTGGCACGACCGGTTCACCGCCCACGACGAGGTGACCGGGCAGACGTGGGACTGGGGCCAGTCGAACTACGTCCGGCTGGAGCCGTGGAACGCGGTCGCGCACATCATCTCCGTCCAGCGCTGAGGCCGCCGGTCACAGCCGTGTCGGCGGCGCGACTTGACGCACATGCGCCGGAGTTCAGTCGCTGACGGCTGCGCGCTGGCAGCATGGTCGGTGTTGATCGAGCCACGACACCCGGCTGTTGACGACGGAAAGCGACGGAGCGCCGGCATGAACACCAGCGAACTGGAAATCTGCATCGTCGGCGCCGGGCCACGCGGTCTGTCCGTGTTGGAACGCCTGTGCGCCAACGAACGCGAGTCGCGGTCGTTTCCCGCGGTGACTGTCCACGTCATCGACTCGGCTCTGCCGGGTTCGGGCGCGGTCTGGCGCACGAACCAGTCGCCCTACCTGCTGACCAACACCGTGGCATCGCAGATCACGGTCTTCACCGACGACAGTGCCCAGATCGACGGCCCGATCGAGCCGGGGCCGAGCCTGTACGACTGGGCCGCGAGTCTCGCCCTGCTCGGTGAGCCGGGCAGCTACGACGCCGAGGTCCTGGCCGAGGCGCGTGAACTCGGCCCGAACTCGTACCCGACCCGTGCTTTCTACGGTCACTACCTGCGCGACGCGTTCCAGCGGATCGCGGCCGCCGCCCCGCCGCACGTCACGATCCAGGTGCATCACTCACGGGCGGTCGCGATCGCCGACACGCACGGCGTGGTCGGTGGCCCGCAGGGCATCCGGCTGGCGAACAGCACGAGGCTCAACCACCTGGACGCGGTCGTGCTGGCGCAGGGTCACGTGCCGGCGCGGCTGACACCGCGTGAGGCACGCACGGCGAGCCTGGCGCGGATCCACCACCTCGCGTACGTCACTCCGGCGAACCCGGCCGACGTCCACCTGAGTTCGATCCCGGCGAACCGGCCGGTGCTGCTGCGCGGGCTGGGGCTGAACTTCTTCGACTACATGGCGCTGTTCACGGCCGGGCGTGGGGGAACGTTCCGCCGGGACGGCGAGCGCCTGGTCTACGAGCCGTCCGGGCGCGAACCGCTGATGTACGCGAGTTCCCGGCGGGGTGTGCCGTACCAGGCTCGAGGCGAGAACGAGAAGGGCGCCTTCGGCCGTCACACGCCCAGGGTGCTGACCCCGGCCGTGATCGCGGACCTGCGCGGCAGGATGGCAGGCGGGAATCTGGTCCGGTTCGGCACCGACGTGTGGCCGCTGATCGCCAGAGAAGTGGAAAGCGTCTACTACCAGACGTTGTTCGAGTCCCGCGGGCTGCCTGACCGGGGCAAGGATCTCATCGGGGCGTACCTGGCCCTGCCGGTCGGGCACGACCCGGGCCCGGTGCTGGACGCGTACGGCGTCGACCAGGACGATCGGTGGGACTGGGAGCGGCTGTCGCGGCCCTGTCTCGGGCGGCAGTTCACCGACCGCGCCGACTACCAGGCGTGGCTGCTGGAGTACCTGGCCGACGACGTCCGGCACGCGCGGGCCGGGAACTCCAGCGACCCGCTCAAGGCGGCGCTCGACGTCCTGCGGGACCTGCGCAACGAGATCCGGCTCGTGGTCGACCACGGTGGCTTGGCCGGCCTGTCGCACCGGGACGAGCTGGAGGGCTGGTACACGCCGCTCAACGCGTTCCTGTCCATCGGGCCGCCCGTCTCCCGGATCGAGCAGATGATCGCGCTGATCGAGTGCGGTGTGCTGCGGATGCTCGGGCCGGAGACGCAGTTCCGCATCGACATCGCCGAGCCGGCTTTCGTGGCCGAGTCGGCCGTGGTGGCGGGCCCGCCGATCCGGGCGACCACCATGATCGAGGCCAGGCTGCCCGCACCGGATCTGCGCCGGACGGACGACCCGCTGCTGCGGCACATGCTCGACACCGACCAGTGCAGCTCGTACCGCATCCCGGACGCGCACGACACCAACTACGAGACCGGCGGGCTCGCGGTGACCGGCCGCCCTTACCGCGTGGTCGACGCGCGAGGTCAAGCACATCCCCGCCGGTTCGCGTACGGGGTGCCCACCGAGTCGGTGCACTGGGTGACCGCGGCGGGGATCCGTCCTGGCGTGGACTCGGTGACGCTGGGCGACTCCGACGCGATCGCCCGTGCTGTTCTCGCCCTGCAGCCGGTGGCGCACGTGCGGGCGGGCGACACTGAAGCAGTTCGTTCTCGCTCCACCGAGGTGATCGTGTGACGACTCCGCCCGACGACCTGGTCACGATCGACTCCGGTCTGCTGTCGCCGGTACGGGCAGGCACGCCGATCGAGGCCGTGGTCAGTGACACGGCGTGGTTGCAGGCCATGCTCGACACCGAGGCTGCCCTCGCTCGTGCGCAGTCGAGGATCGGGACCGTGCCGGAGTGGGCCGCCGAGGCCATCACCAGTGCGGCACGGGCCGAACGTCTCGACCTGACCGCGCTGTCGGTCGCCGCACGGGAGACGGCGAACCCCGTCGTCGGTCTCGTCGCGAGCCTGACCCGGCTGGTCGGTGCCGGCAACCCGGACGCGGCCGAGTTCGTGCACCGGGGTTCGACGAGCCAGGACATCTTCGACACCGCCACGATGGTGATCGCCCACCACGCCCTGCGGATCATCCGGGCCGACCTGGCCAGGATGGCGGACGTGCTGAACGACGTGGCACGCGCGCACCGGGACACCCCGATGATCGGCCGCACGCTCGCTCTGCACGCGGTTCCCACGACGTTCGGTCTGAAAGCCGCGGGCTGGCGGCAGCTCGTCCTCGATGCCGACCGCCGGGCGGGCCAGGTGCTGGACAGCTTGCCGGTGGCGCTCGGCGGCGCCGCCGGAACACTTGCCGGGTACCTCGAGTACAGCGGAGCCGTCGACCGCGCGGACTACGTGGACAAGCTGCTCGACGCGTTCGCCGCCGAAACCGGTCTGGTCCGGCCGGTGCTGCCGTGGCACGTGCTGCGCACCCCGATCGCCGACCTCGCCGGGGTGCTCGCGTTCACCACCGGGGCGCTCGGCAAGATCGCGATCGACGTGTTGCTGCTGACCAGAACCGAGACGGGCGAACTGGCGGAGTCCACAGTGCCCGGACGTGGTTCGTCGTCCGCGATGCCGCACAAGCGCAACCCCGTCCTCGCCACGCTGGTGCGCAGCGCGGCGCTGCAGGTACCGGCGATCGCCGCCGGGCTGACCCAGTGCCTGGTCTCGGAGGACGAGCGTTCGGCGGGTGCGTGGCACGCGGAGTGGCACCTGCTGCGCGAGTGCCTCCGGTTGACCGGTGGTGCCACGCACACCGCCGTCGAACTCGTCGAAGGTCTCGAGGTCCGTCCGGAGCGGATGCGGGACAACCTCGGTCTCACCGGCAGCCACGTGGTTTCCGAACGGATCGGGGCGGTGCTGGCCACCCGGCTCGGCAAGGCGGCGGCCAAGAAGCTGATCAGCGAGGCCGTCACCACCGCCGACTCGACCGGTCAGCCGCTGCACCGGGTGCTCGCCGGGATTCCGGAGTTCACCGGCCACATCGACGCCGACGAACTCGCCGCTCTGTGCGATCCGGCCACCTACACCGGCGCCGCGGATGTGCTGGTCGACTGGGCGACACAGCGCGATCACTGACAAGGCTGCCAGGACGCGGCAAATCTCCGCAGTGGATCAAAACCCGGTTATCGGCCGTTGAGGTGAGAGCCGGGCCACGCCGGTCCACTGTGTGCGGTTGCGGGCCGGTTGCCCGATCCGAGCACGTGGGCGCCGACCGGCACATGGAATGTTCACCGCTTGTTCCCGAAGAAATCGCACCGGGCCCCGTCGGCGGCTCGGCGCCACCGAATAGGGGCAACAGCGTACCAACAGACCCCCCGAGCGGCATGCCGGCGCGGGACGCGCTGTGGCTCACCCGGCCCCGGCCAGGGACACGAAGGCACCAAAGGGGACCGTAGTTCGCCCACGCGGCGGTTGACCGGCTAGAGTCCGCTCACCGCCAGAGCATTCGCTGTTCAAGCAGCCGCGCTTTGGGGTACCACCAAAGTGTTGGGTCTCGAGCGAACGAGTGGTGCGAAAGTGGCGACTGTGTCGGAGGAATCACGTCCTGACTCCGCGTTGGGCCTCGAAGGTGTCCCGCATACGGGCGAGGCCGTGCTGGCCGACGGGCACCTGGTCGAACCGCAGGCCGAGGACTTCCGTTCGGCGCGGCCCGCCGCGCGCGAGCCGGACTGGTTCAAGACCGCCGTGTTCTACGAGGTCCTGGTCCGCGCGTTCACCGACTCCGACGGCGACGGCACCGGCGACCTGCGCGGCCTGGCGTCCAAGATGGACTATCTGGCGTGGCTCGGCGTCGACTGCCTCTGGCTGCCGCCGTTCTACGCGTCGCCGCTGCGCGACGGCGGGTACGACATCAGCGACTTCCGCGCGGTGCTGCCCGAGTTCGGCACGGTCGAGGACTTCGTCTACCTGCTCAACGAGGCGCACCGGCGCGGCATCCGGGTGATCACCGACCTGGTGCTCAACCACACCTCCGACGCCCACCCCTGGTTCCAGGCGTCCCGCACCGACCCCGAGGGCCCGTACGGCGACTACTACGTCTGGTCCGACTCCAACGAGGCGTACCCGGACGCGCGGATCATCTTCGTCGACACCGAGAGCTCGAACTGGACGTACGACCCGGTCCGCGGCCAGTTCTACTGGCACCGCTTCTTCTCCCACCAGCCCGACCTCAACTACGAGAACGCCGACGTGCAGGAGGCGATGCTCGAGGTGCTGCGGTTCTGGCTGGACATCGGCATCGACGGATTCCGGCTGGACGCCGTGCCGTACCTGTTCGAGGAAGAGGGCACCAACTGCGAGAACCTGCCGCGCACGCACGAGTTCCTGCGGCGCTGCCGCAAGGTCGTCGACGACGAGTACCCGGGCCGGGTGCTGCTGGCCGAGGCCAACCAGTGGCCGTCGGACGTGGTCGAGTACTTCGGCGACGCCGCGATCGGCGGCGACGAGTGCCACATGGCCTTCCACTTCCCGTTGATGCCGCGCATCTTCATGGCGGTGCGGCGGGAGTCGCGGTTCCCGATCTCCGAGATCCTGGCCCAGACCCCGCAGATCCCGTCGGGCTGCCAGTGGGGCATCTTCCTGCGCAACCACGACGAGCTGACCCTGGAGATGGTCACCGACGAGGAACGCGACTACATGTACGCGGAGTACGCCAAGGACCCGCGGATGAAGGCCAACAT
This window contains:
- a CDS encoding FAD/NAD(P)-binding protein, whose protein sequence is MNTSELEICIVGAGPRGLSVLERLCANERESRSFPAVTVHVIDSALPGSGAVWRTNQSPYLLTNTVASQITVFTDDSAQIDGPIEPGPSLYDWAASLALLGEPGSYDAEVLAEARELGPNSYPTRAFYGHYLRDAFQRIAAAAPPHVTIQVHHSRAVAIADTHGVVGGPQGIRLANSTRLNHLDAVVLAQGHVPARLTPREARTASLARIHHLAYVTPANPADVHLSSIPANRPVLLRGLGLNFFDYMALFTAGRGGTFRRDGERLVYEPSGREPLMYASSRRGVPYQARGENEKGAFGRHTPRVLTPAVIADLRGRMAGGNLVRFGTDVWPLIAREVESVYYQTLFESRGLPDRGKDLIGAYLALPVGHDPGPVLDAYGVDQDDRWDWERLSRPCLGRQFTDRADYQAWLLEYLADDVRHARAGNSSDPLKAALDVLRDLRNEIRLVVDHGGLAGLSHRDELEGWYTPLNAFLSIGPPVSRIEQMIALIECGVLRMLGPETQFRIDIAEPAFVAESAVVAGPPIRATTMIEARLPAPDLRRTDDPLLRHMLDTDQCSSYRIPDAHDTNYETGGLAVTGRPYRVVDARGQAHPRRFAYGVPTESVHWVTAAGIRPGVDSVTLGDSDAIARAVLALQPVAHVRAGDTEAVRSRSTEVIV
- the treS gene encoding maltose alpha-D-glucosyltransferase gives rise to the protein MSEESRPDSALGLEGVPHTGEAVLADGHLVEPQAEDFRSARPAAREPDWFKTAVFYEVLVRAFTDSDGDGTGDLRGLASKMDYLAWLGVDCLWLPPFYASPLRDGGYDISDFRAVLPEFGTVEDFVYLLNEAHRRGIRVITDLVLNHTSDAHPWFQASRTDPEGPYGDYYVWSDSNEAYPDARIIFVDTESSNWTYDPVRGQFYWHRFFSHQPDLNYENADVQEAMLEVLRFWLDIGIDGFRLDAVPYLFEEEGTNCENLPRTHEFLRRCRKVVDDEYPGRVLLAEANQWPSDVVEYFGDAAIGGDECHMAFHFPLMPRIFMAVRRESRFPISEILAQTPQIPSGCQWGIFLRNHDELTLEMVTDEERDYMYAEYAKDPRMKANIGIRRRLAPLLDNDRNQLELFTAMLLSLPGSPVLYYGDEIGMGDNIWLGDRDAVRTPMQWTPDRNGGFSQCDPGRIYLPVIADPVYGYQGINVESQLNNSSSLLHWTRRMIEVRKQHSAFGLGDFQELGSSNPSVLAYLRRHGDDTVLCVNNLSRFPQPVELDLSEYEGRQPVELTGGVRFPLIGELSYLLTLPGHGFYWFEIMAVDEG
- the pcaB gene encoding 3-carboxy-cis,cis-muconate cycloisomerase is translated as MTTPPDDLVTIDSGLLSPVRAGTPIEAVVSDTAWLQAMLDTEAALARAQSRIGTVPEWAAEAITSAARAERLDLTALSVAARETANPVVGLVASLTRLVGAGNPDAAEFVHRGSTSQDIFDTATMVIAHHALRIIRADLARMADVLNDVARAHRDTPMIGRTLALHAVPTTFGLKAAGWRQLVLDADRRAGQVLDSLPVALGGAAGTLAGYLEYSGAVDRADYVDKLLDAFAAETGLVRPVLPWHVLRTPIADLAGVLAFTTGALGKIAIDVLLLTRTETGELAESTVPGRGSSSAMPHKRNPVLATLVRSAALQVPAIAAGLTQCLVSEDERSAGAWHAEWHLLRECLRLTGGATHTAVELVEGLEVRPERMRDNLGLTGSHVVSERIGAVLATRLGKAAAKKLISEAVTTADSTGQPLHRVLAGIPEFTGHIDADELAALCDPATYTGAADVLVDWATQRDH